In Phyllopteryx taeniolatus isolate TA_2022b unplaced genomic scaffold, UOR_Ptae_1.2 contig_36, whole genome shotgun sequence, the DNA window ggtgtccgtatattcatccaggctgccagttgaagtttcaaagacactccagtctgtgcagtctaaacagttttGAAgctctatctttgcttcattgctccacttcttcactgttttcaccgtaggcttcgcacatttaagtttttttcctgtatgttggtattaagtgaattaagccaATGCCGAAGCCAAGTTCAGCTGGCACCGCCCTGCGAATTCCACCCagggaaatatccatccatccattgtctgagccgcttctcctcactggggtcgcgggcgtgccggagcctatcccagctaacaccgggcaggaggcggggtacacacccggaactggttgccagccaatcgcagggcacatacaaacaaacaaccattcgcactccccttcacaatttagagtcttcaatgaaccttcaatgaacatgcatgtttttgggatgtgggaggaaaccggagtgcccggagaaaacccacgcaggcacagggagaacatgccaactccccCAGGGAAATAGTTGGATATAAAATTACCTTAAGGCACACAGATACGTTTACTCATTGACAAGTTGAAAAAGACGGACTTTATTACACCAAAATGTACGAAATGACTGCTAAGAATACAATTTATGCAGATAAACTGGGGTAAGGCTTACCGGGGTGCAGGCGCTCGTGGTGATTTGAGCATCGCCAATCAAAAAGAACTGGAAAATACCCAGGTTCACCTGGCAATCACACTCGCACCGTGAAAATACCCAGATCCCaagcaattctgtttttttctctcaatatgggctgctgtgtgtacattaacgttgattcaatgattttagcaaatggctgcgcTATAAAGCGAGCAGTTATCTATGCTGCCacacaaatatgaatttgaacTGACCCCAGAGGGGAGTCCCGGGCgagcttgagcaggctgacgggaaatgcagggtggacccgcattaaccttgggagcctaagcttcatggtgacagggttgatgacctttgtgatggggaagggcccaacaaacctgggagcgagcttcctggactccacccggagtggaatatgcttggtggagacccactttgtagttcggcgccggtgtcctcctacggtcagctgcggttttgtaggaccggCCTTGGCGTAGCAGcatcaaaggcggtggagatgagaggaagagggtacctgtttttcaccgttatgtcgttgagaccccggtaatcgatacagggtcgcagagtcttgtccttctcgtccacaaagaaaaatccggctcccgcaggggatgaagaggggcgaatgatcccggctgccagtgattcttccacaaaCTCATAGCCtagtgttccggccctgaaagagagaacaaccttcCCCgcggaggtgtggttccaggcagcaagtcaactggaCAGTCATAAAGTCTGTGGGGTGGGAGGGATTTGGCTCTGGACTTGTAAAAAACGTCTTgaatgtcctggtaacaggtgggcacttgagataagtcaggatccccagatggggtctttggaatttcattagaaacatatgcctgaacattacatggaggcttgaaacagttctgggtgcaattgctgccccatgacataacctgcccagaggaccagtcaatgtgggggttatgtaatgtCAACCACGGGGTCCCTAAAATAAGGGTTAGGGTTCatagcgtcaaaaacatgaaaactaatgcgttccaagtgagaatcaggaaatgtcaatgtgagtgtttgggtgcggtgagcgatcttgcccataaaaccgccgtctgcagcataggtgttgcggtggcgttttacttgaaaggttctaaggtgcatacgtctaacgaggagggagttgagtaaatttgcgtcaatcaatacagatgtatgaatctctcgatctggagagcatagtgtcactttaggaagaacccgggtagggttTTCCTTCATGAAATTTAGACTCCCCGCTCTCGTACCCttgttaccggcaccggcaaccttgacgtgacagttgttcacggaatgacccaactgacctgaccgcagtagaagcaccgcccttccctcagccggcgttgacgctcctcaggggagagacggaacctgcccggTCGCATGgattcatccgtggtgacgcgagccagtggattgagaccggcatggtgactgcttcacaagGAAACGATGGTACAGTGGCTgcatcgggtgctgtgccagctggttccttcttctgaaccatatttagtagaacttcaaactgtgtccctttagatgaaggtggagggcagcaagctgctcatcctgcttcgatatgcgttgaccctgcgcttgaagacCCGgtgctttgcgcaccgggtctaagtctgctgggtccatgttatggccagttcgttctgtcgtgaacggaacagaggacaggacccaaaatgcacgactccaatacagatGGACgctttccaaaaagagaggtttgataaacgagcagaggtcggtacacaggcaggcaatccgaaaaggcaacgctatcccaaaaacgtgaggcaaagaggcaaggtcgatcatcggaacagggtcgagtcttactatgagtcggtgacgtggaaacaaggaacgcTGGAACCTGACAACAAGCTACAACGAACTgtcgaccagaaagaatgagacaggaggttaaatgcacgGGGTAAATTAGGGtacacccatgacaaacatctttgtcatctgacctttaaatagATATGGCTAGAAACGAAGCACTGTGAGCGTTTCATGAGGTCAATCTTTAAGATATAGTGTTaagaaggatgtgcagcaggttagggtgattaaggatagagatggaaatatgttgactggtgccagcagtgtgctgacagatggaaagaatattttgaggagttgatgaatgaggaaaatgagagagaaggaagagtaggaGATGCAAGTGtgagagtaccacagatgcattatttgccttgaggatgtggatggaaaagtacagagaaggtcagaaggagctacattgtgtctttgtggatcgagagaaagcctatgacagagtacccagagaggaactttggtactgcatgcggaagtctggcgtggcagagaagtatgttagaataacacaggacatgtacgagggcagcaggacagcggtgaggtgtgacagaggagtttaaggcggaggtgggactgcatcagggatcagccctgagccccttcccgtttgcagtggtgatgaataggctgacagatgaggttagactggaatccccgtggaccatgatgttctgcagtgaaagcagggagcagctggaggaacagttcgaaagatggaggcatgcactggaaagcggAGGAATGAAGATTGGCCGCAGTAAGACAGAAtctatgtgcatgaatgagaggggtggtggggggagagtgaggctacagggagaagagatggcaagggtggaggacttgagaTACTTGGGGTcgaccgtccagagcaatggggagtgaagaaacgggtccaagcgggttggaacgggtggaggaaggtggcaggtgtgctatgtgacagaagagtctctgctaggatggaGGGCAAAGTgtagaagacagtggtgaggttaccggccatgatggacggagtagagacaacaggaagcagagctggaggtggcggaagtgaagacgttgaggttcgctctcggagtgactgGGTCGGATCAAATGAgaaatgaaaaaagtatttttctccaCTTCACACTGCAGCAATATGGTTGATTTGTATCCTAATTGTTTACTTGTTATCATTGACAGGAAGTGAATGACGCAGCGGTGGGGCTGTTCATTGCTGGTCGTCTGCTGACCGGGAACCCCGAAGAGTCCCACATGCGCTGGACATATTTCAAAGTTCGTGCATCATCcatttgaaaatgcatttgttaTACTTGGAAATCATTGTTTCGATATTTGAGCtatcataaaagcaaaaaaaaccaatttGCATCAAAGTGAAAGTTTTGCTTAAAATGCAGTTTGACAAAAGCTCCTTCTCTGTTTTTTCTTGGGAACGGGTCTTTTTCAAGAAACTTGCCAATGTTTAGCTGCTGTCTACTAAACGGCAGTAAAAGCTAGAAACGTACTGTTATTTTCCTGAAGAAAGAAGGAGGTTCCATGTTTCTTTGGGCTATAGAACACCCATTTTCTGTCGGCCTTCAAAAACCTGTCAAAATTGGCTGGCACCCGGCGCTCCCAATTTCTGAAAAACGGCCGGCATTAAATGACAAACTATGATGGCgatttgttttcatgttattGTAATGAATCgatgaaaacatttgtattttacaaaaatgttactGTTCACAGAAATCTGCGATTGGtcggcaaccggttcagggtgtgccccgcctccccgcccgacgatagctgggatgggctccggcacgcccgcgacccaagtttGATTTTACTTGGTAAGACAAATGTTTATACTAAATcatattttctgtgtttttagGATCTTATTGTAATGATTGCATGTACAGTACGTATTCGCGGCAACATTATTTCCAAACAAACACCAATTTCATCAACAAAACAAGGTTGATTAAAGTTCATTCCAAGTCTGTTGGCGTCATTGATGGCCTGCTATGACAAGTACAAAGTAGGAATATTCTCTTTGGTGCGAATTATTTATTGTCTTTGTTGACTATGCTTGTCTTGCTTCATTGTCACTGTAACAATCTTCATAAACTACACAAAGCTTTTCTCTCAAATGGGTTTATTTCACATATTCTCAATTACACTGAAACTATGAATACAGATACAGGCACAAAGTACATCATCATTTTGGATGGAGGTTACcagtaattgaagactcgaaattgtccgtaggtgtgaacgcgagcgcgaacggttgtttgtttctatgtgccctgcgattggctggccaccagttcagggtgtacgccgcctcctgccccgaagttagctgggatgggctccggcacgcccgcgacccgcgtgaggagaagcggtgtggaaaatcaatgaatgaacgaatgaagTCTTTGTTTTGTAAAGCTCATCAGATGCATGGTAAAACCATGGCCTCAATCTGTCAATCTGCGCCTTTTCGATCGGCTTCACCCTGgtggttttctgaaatgaatCTGCGAATGAAAGTTCATCGAATAAACCTAACTTAACCTAACGTGCAATTCTAGCGTCTTGATCGCCGTgattctcaccagcacacttgtgggTCTTAGCCCCATTCTTACGAGAGAATTTTTGACCACAAACGGTGCAAggaaaaggtttctcgccagtgtgggttcttgtgtgtgtgtttaagtttCCCttgacagagaatctttgaccacaaactgagcaggaaaacggtttctcaccagtatgggttcttgtatgtgtttttaaggttcccttgacagagaatctttgaccacacactgagcaggaaaacggtttctcaccagtgtgggttcgagtgtgtctttttaagtgtTCCTCTTCATTGAATCCtttaccacaaactaagcaggcaaaaggtttctcaccagtgtgagttcgtgcgtgtgtttttaaggttccctttCCTGAGAAtttttgaccgcaaactgagcaggtaaaaggtttctcacccgtgtgggttcttgtgtgggtttttaaggttcccttctgtGTGAACTTTtgaccacaaattgagcagtcaaaaggtttctcaccagtgtgggttcttgtgtgtgtttttaaggttcccttctgtGTGAacatttgaccacaaactgagcaggcaaaaggtttctcgccagtatggattcttgtgtgtgtttttaagtcaCCCTTTTGTGTGAACCTTTGACCGCAaaatgagcaggcaaaaggtttctcgccagtgtgtgttcttgtgtgcttTTTTAAGTCACCCTTCTTGGTGaatcttttactgcaaactgagcaagcaatgggtttttctccagtgtgcattttcatgtgttgtttcaaaTTCCTTTTATAAGCCAAAGTTTTCCCACACTGCGAACATTTCCATCGGTTGTTGTTCGTGTGACATGCCATATC includes these proteins:
- the LOC133473710 gene encoding gastrula zinc finger protein XlCGF57.1-like isoform X1; translation: MFARRTAESEEEPQSQLPDAVCEMQPRDVLDSADIREDLCPAWQEPKLPHLKEEVEDKEVLQVELELTSMIKEEEPKCALIKQEEEEEDIASFPSTGFPLKHEDERQSEENRVAEPPNSSSSQHMTREGDGGSQADGLLAPLSDSDDMMSHSPHNGDDEQSESDMACHTNNNRWKCSQCGKTLAYKRNLKQHMKMHTGEKPIACSVCSKRFTKKGDLKKHTRTHTGEKPFACSFCGQRFTQKGDLKTHTRIHTGEKPFACSVCGQMFTQKGTLKTHTRTHTGEKPFDCSICGQKFTQKGTLKTHTRTHTGEKPFTCSVCGQKFSGKGTLKTHARTHTGEKPFACLVCGKGFNEEEHLKRHTRTHTGEKPFSCSVCGQRFSVKGTLKTHTRTHTGEKPFSCSVCGQRFSVKGNLNTHTRTHTGEKPFPCTVCGQKFSRKNGAKTHKCAGENHGDQDARIAR
- the LOC133473710 gene encoding gastrula zinc finger protein XlCGF8.2DB-like isoform X2; the encoded protein is MIKEEEPKCALIKQEEEEEDIASFPSTGFPLKHEDERQSEENRVAEPPNSSSSQHMTREGDGGSQADGLLAPLSDSDDMMSHSPHNGDDEQSESDMACHTNNNRWKCSQCGKTLAYKRNLKQHMKMHTGEKPIACSVCSKRFTKKGDLKKHTRTHTGEKPFACSFCGQRFTQKGDLKTHTRIHTGEKPFACSVCGQMFTQKGTLKTHTRTHTGEKPFDCSICGQKFTQKGTLKTHTRTHTGEKPFTCSVCGQKFSGKGTLKTHARTHTGEKPFACLVCGKGFNEEEHLKRHTRTHTGEKPFSCSVCGQRFSVKGTLKTHTRTHTGEKPFSCSVCGQRFSVKGNLNTHTRTHTGEKPFPCTVCGQKFSRKNGAKTHKCAGENHGDQDARIAR